A single Macrobrachium nipponense isolate FS-2020 chromosome 5, ASM1510439v2, whole genome shotgun sequence DNA region contains:
- the LOC135215879 gene encoding spidroin-1-like, giving the protein MGMRVGPPGQRRWGGGLGHQGAGRGQWGGRLGRHGAVTVGRQVGTPRCRDCGKEGWDAGAPGTVGRGGLGRGGAGTVGRQVGMPGPGYGGEEGWDAGARGRWGGGLGTPGHGDGGEAGWAAGARGRWEGELGSRGARDSGEAGWDAGAQGWWEGVLGRQSHGKVGGSWDGAGARGRWGGGLGWRGTGTVGRRVDQPGHVVSGEEG; this is encoded by the coding sequence ATGGGGATGCGGGTTGGGCCGCCAGGGCAACGACGGTGGGGAGGCGGGTTGGGACACCAGGGCGCGGGGCGGGGACAGTGGGGAGGCAGGTTGGGACGCCACGGTGCGGTAACGGTGGGGAGGCAGGTTGGGACGCCGCGGTGCAGGGACTGTGGGAAGGAAGGTTGGGATGCGGGGGCGCCAGGGACGGTTGGGAGGGGCGGGTTGGGACGTGGGGGTGCAGGGACGGTGGGGAGACAGGTTGGGATGCCGGGGCCCGGGTACGGAGGGGAGGAGGGTTGGGACGCTGGGGCCCGGGGACGGTGGGGAGGCGGTTTGGGGACGCCAGGGCACGGGGACGGTGGGGAGGCGGGTTGGGCTGCCGGGGCACGGGGACGGTGGGAAGGCGAATTGGGAAGTAGGGGCGCGAGAGACAGTGGGGAGGCAGGTTGGGACGCGGGGGCGCAGGGATGGTGGGAAGGAGTGTTGGGACGTCAGAGCCATGGGAAGGTGGGAGGCAGTTGGGACGGTGCCGGGGCCCGGGGACGGTGGGGAGGCGGGTTGGGATGGCGGGGCACTGGGACGGTGGGGAGGAGGGTTGATCAGCCGGGGCACGTGGTCAGTGGGGAGGAGGGTTGA
- the LOC135215880 gene encoding uncharacterized protein LOC135215880, giving the protein MAILFALPKYCGCIENSLENRVPLFHHVTENVERRPVLTKSPSSESKQSTISESRACTIAQEIEIGSSLRSWKSSAIFPNPPTTVPAPRRPNPPPYDPCVPAAQPSSPRPCAPAPQPSYPPSLRPGGPTLLPTVPVPPAAQPTSSPSPRPGSPTHHPTVPAPRWPKPPPVPGRPTDLPHRPRSPATQPAFPPSQRPSGPTLPHHTRAPAAQPAYPLSQFQDGPTLTTVPVPQRSNPTPHCPCAPAAQPSSPPSPCPGGPTLLPTIPAPRWPNPPPHRPCTPAAQRYSPTVPAPRRPNPPPHHPHATLQPNPRPYRHCAPVAQPAFPLSPCPGGPTFIPTDPAPHLPNPPPH; this is encoded by the exons ATGGCCATATTGTTCGCACTGCCAAAATACTGCGGATGCATCGAGAATAGTCTGGAAAACAGAGTTCCGCTTTTCCACCATGTCACTGAAAATGTTGAACGTAGGCCAGTGTTAACAAAG AGTCCGTCCTCCGAGTCAAAGCAGAGCACAATTTCGGAGAGTCGTGCCTGCACCATAGCTCAGGAGATAGAGATAGGATCTTCCCTGAGATCCTGGAAGAGCTCAGCAATTTTC CCCAACCCACCTACCACTGTCCCAGCGCCAAGGCGGCCCAACCCTCCTCCCTACGACCCTTGCGTCCCAGCTGCTCAACCCTCTTCCCCCCGTCCCTGCGCCCCGGCACCCCAACCCTCCTACCCACCGTCCCTGCGCCCTGGCGGCCCAACCCTACTCCCCACCGTCCCCGTGCCCCCAGCAGCCCAACCCACCTCCTCACCCTCCCCGCGCCCTGGCAGCCCAACCCACCACCCCACCGTCCCCGCACCCCGGTGGCCCAAACCGCCCCCGGTTCCCGGCCGCCCAACCGACCTGCCCCACCGTCCCCGCTCACCGGCGACCCAACCCGCCTTCCCACCGTCCCAGCGCCCGAGTGGCCCAACCCTACCCCACCATACCCGAGCCCCAGCAGCCCAACCCGCCTACCCACTGTCCCAGTTCCAAGACGGCCCAACCCTCACCACCGTCCCTGTGCCCCAGCGGTCCAACCCTACTCCCCACTGCCCCTGCGCCCCGGCGGCCCAACCCTCCTCCCCACCGTCCCCGTGCCCTGGCGGCCCAACCCTACTCCCCACCATCCCCGCGCCCCGGTGGCCCAACCCTCCTCCCCACCGTCCCTGCACCCCGGCAGCTCAGCGCTACTCCCCCACTGTCCCTGCACCCCGGCGGCCCAACCCACCTCCCCACCATCCCCACGCCACCCTGCAGCCTAACCCACGTCCCTACCGTCATTGCGCCCCAGTGGCCCAACCCGCCTTCCCACTGTCCCCGTGCCCTGGCGGCCCAACCTTCATCCCCACCGACCCTGCGCCCCATCTGCCCAACCCTCCTCCCCACTGA